Within Paenibacillus sabinae T27, the genomic segment TGCTGGTCTGGGCTGTCGCTCCCGAGCTTCGCCGGCTTGCCGACTGGAGTGAAGGCACCTATCACTCCGTCTCGTTGCTCAGCTTGGCTCCGCTGCTCGCAGGAGCGACGGTCGCCATACCGGTCCTGCGCGAAATTCATACCCTCAAGCGGCCTCATATGCGGCTGATGCTGCTGTTCGCGATTCCGCTCGGATACGCCACCCTGATCGGGCTGGCGAAGAATGGCGTAGGCTCGGTATACGATCTGCTGAACTACCTGGTTCCGCTTCTTCTTCTGCTGTATTTTGCAGTAACGCCGTTTACGGCCCGCGATATCGACAGGCTGCTTGGCACCTATGCCAATATCGCGGTTTTGGTAGCCGTGTACGGGATCATACAGTATTTGACGGTTCCGGCATGGGACGCTTTCTGGATGCAGAATTCGGGTATGAATTCCATCGGTACGCCGCATCCGCTGGAGGTCAGGGTCTTCTCCACCCTCAACTCGCCGGGACCCGCCGCAACCTTCCTCGTGTTCGCGCTGGTGCCGATGATCCTTGAGAAGCGCTGGCGGGGAGCCTTCAGCTGGATCGGCGTTCTGCTTGTGGTCGTCTGCCTGCTGACCACGCTCGTACGCGCCTCCTGGCTACTGATGCTGGTCATGCTTCTCGTCTATATCGCATCTTCTTCTTCTAAAGGCAAATGGAAGACTCTGATTCAGGTGGTCTTTGTAGCGCTTGCGCTGTTCTGGATCGTTCCGAAGCTTCCGGGAGCGGAGGGGCTGACGGCACGGATGGAGACCCTCTCGTCTATCCAAGAGGACCGCTCCTATAACGACCGGCTCAACCTCCTCGGAACGATGATCCCTGCGATTAAATCCAATCCGGTAGGCCAGGGAATCGGCAGCGTCGGACAGAGCACGAAGATTGGCAACAGCGGCGAGCTCGGCGAATACGGCATTATGGACAACGGGTTCATTGCCCTGATGCTCACCTTCGGCGCTCCGGGCGGCCTGCTGTTCTTTATCGCACTCGGAGCGGTAGCCAAGCAGATTTACGGCAGAGTGGTCGGCATGATCCGGCTCCAGCTGTATGGCAGGCTGGCTCTTGCGGCGTGGGTAGGCGCGGTGGTAGGGCTGGTGTCGGACAACGGATTCTCAGGGCTGAAAGCCTACCTGATCTGGATGCTGATCGGTCTTGGCCTCGGCGTAAGAGAGCTGATCGAGACCGGCAGGAAAGAAGCCGACCCGGCGGTGATCGAGCCGGAGACCGAAAGCGTACTGGCCGAAGCTAAAGGCCAAGTGGCTACGGACAGCCGGTGATTTCTTAAGAACCGCTCCCGGCTTAAGGCGAAGACGACAATGAATTCCTATATGGGCAAGAAAACAACGGATGCGAACGGTTAGATAAAGGAGGAAACCTGCATGAATTCAGTTTCAAGCGTGTTTGCCGGCGTTGACCCGATGACCGGGGACAATGCTATCCCAAATGACGAAATCCGGTTAGGGTGCCGGCCGTTCGCCGAAGAGATTGTATTGGGTGAGGGAAGCGGGGATGGGGCGATTGAGCTCGCGGACACCCCTGGCGTCCCTGATCATGTGAGAATTCATAGTCGGCTTCAAACCCTGAGGGCTTTAAAGGCTTTAAGGGCAAGCCAGGCGGAGAAAGAACAGAAGAAGGGAGGAAGAAGCTATGTCTTATCCTGACGGATTGAACATTATGTCAACGGGCCTTAGCTGGCCTTCCGTGCAGCCTGGCGGGCTCAACACGTATTTCAAATCCGTCTGCGAGCAGCTCTCCTCCCGCAACCGGGTGCAGGCGCTGATTTGCACCAAGGAGATGCCGGCAACTCCCGAGGAACTGATTATCCATAACGCCGGCGATCCGAAAGAGTCGATCTGGAAGCGGAAGGACGCCTTTCAGAGAAAGGCGGCGGACATGTTTAACAGCGGGAAGGAAAGGATCGACATCCTGTACTCCCATTTCGCTCCCTACGGGGTCGGCCCGGCCATCGAGGCGAAGAAGCGCGGCATTCCGGTTGTCATGACGTTCCACGGCCCCTGGAATGAAGAGATGAAGATCGAAGGCCAGGGAATCAAGCATCAGGTGAAGACCGCGATTGCCAAGTCGATTGAACGGAAGGCTTACCGGCTCGCGGATAAGTTCATCGTCCTCAGCGAGACCTTCCGCGACATTCTCCATTCGCTGCACGGTATTCCGCTTGACAAGATCGTCATCATTCCCGGAGCGGCCAACATCGACCGGTTCATTCCTTCAAGCAACCGGCTTGCGGTCCGTCGAATGCTGAATCTGCCGGAAGGGGCCACCACGGTGCTGACGGTTCGCAGGCTCGTGAACCGGATGGGCCTCCTGCAGCTGCTGGAAGCCTGGCGGTCCGTGTCTGAGCGCTTCCCGAACGCTATCCTGCTGATCGGCGGCAAAGGCCCCTTGCGGGCGGAGCTCGAAGAGCGGATCGCCGATTACGGGCTGACAAGCAAGGTCAGGCTGCTCGGCTATATCCCCGACCATGAGCTGGCCTCGTATTATCAGGCGGCTGACCTGTTCGTCGTTCCGTCGCAGGCTCTGGAGGGCTTCGGCCTGATCACAGCCGAAGCGCTGGCTAGCGGACTGCCGGTCATGGCAACGCCGATCGGCGGCAACCGGGAAATCCTGCAGAATTTCCGGCCGGAGCTGCTCTTCAAGAGCTCGTCCGCCGCGGATATGGCCGAGGGGATTTCCCACATGCTCGGCAACCGAAGGCTTCTTCCGAGCCGGGAGGAATGCCGGGAGCATGTGCTGGAAAGGTACACCTGGGAGCATGTCGCGGATCAGGTGGAAGCCGTATTCAGAGAGGTTATGGGGAAAGGAGAGACGCTGAATGTTGAGAGTGGCATATATCGATCACACGGCTAGATGGAGCGGCGGCGAGGTAGCGTTGTTCAACATTCTGACCCATATCGGAGAACAGGTTGACCCGCTTGTGATCCTGGCGGAGGAAGGCGCGCTGGCCGACCGCTTGCGCGATAGAGGAATCGACGTCCGGATCGTGCCGATGGACGAGAGCGTCCGAAGCCGCGGCCGCAACACCGTCAACCTGGGCGCGCCGGCTGCTGCCATGAAGCTGCTGGCCTACGGCCGTAAAATCGCTCCGCTGCTGAAGAAGGAGCGGGTAGCCTGCGTGCATACCAACTCCCTTAAGTCTGCCCTGTACGGAACGGTTGCCGCCAAGATGGCAGGCGTACCGCTGATTTGGCATATTCGCGACCATATTGGCGCGCCTTATCTGAAGCCGGTTGTCGCCAAAGCCATCCGGCTGCTCTCGCGTCTATTGCCGAACGGCGTCATCGCCAATTCGAAGTCCACGCTCAGCGCGCTGGAGCTGCCGAAGTCGAAGAAGACGCTGGTCGTCTATTCCGCTTTCGCCAAAGCGATCGGCGGCGTAGCCGGACGCGGGGACCAGAAGGACTTCAACGTTCTGCTGGTCGGGCGGCTGGCCGAATGGAAGGGTCAGCATATTCTGCTGGATGCGGCCAAGAAGCTTCAGGGTAACGGCCGAATCAAGTTCTGGCTGGCGGGCGACGCCCTCTTCGGCGAAGACGAATACAAGAAGAAGCTGCTTGCGACGATCGAGCGCGAGGGGCTTGACAATGTAAGCCTCCTGGGACATGTGGAGGACATTCAGGGATTGATGCAACAAGCGGATCTGCTCGTCCATACTTCGATCACACCGGAGCCGTTCGGCCAGGTGATCGTCGAAGGGATGGCGGCGGGTCTGCCGGTAATCGCGTCCAATGAGGGAGGACCGGTTGAAATCGTCGTGCCGGGTGAGACAGGACTGCTCATTCAGCCTGGAGACCCGGCTATTCTTGCGGAATCGATCAACTGGATGCTGGAGCATCCCGAAGAGCGGGAAAGAATGGCGGAAGCCGGGATCAAGCGGGTAAAGGAACATTTTGTGATCGAGAACACGGTCAAAGAGATTGTCGCCTATTATAAAGGCCTGGTGGCGGGCACCTGACGAACAAAAGGAGAGCGGATATCACCTGTGAAGCAAGCAGCTGTCTCTTAAGCAGCCGCTTCTTGACACACATAGCTCCATCAAACGTTGAGGATGATTCACATGAAAATAGCGATAGCGCATGATTACTTAATCCAAATGGGCGGAGCGGAAAGGGTGGTGGAGGTTTTTCACCATATGTATCCGGAGGCTCCAATCTTCACGACGGTTTTTAACGGAAACCGCCTGACCGAGAATCTCAAGGACGCGGATATCCGGGCCTCCTGGCTGCAAAAAATTCCGGGAGTGAAGGACAATTTTAAAGGGGTGCTGCCGCTTTATCCCATGGCTATCCGCGATCTGGACTTCAGCGGGTTCGACATCGTACTGAGTTCCAGCAGCGCGTTCATGAAGAGCATCCAGGTTCCCAAGCGTACATTTCATCTCTGCTACTGCCACACCCCGATGAGATTTGCCTGGGATTATGACACCTATATGGAACGGCAGTCGAATTCCGGTTTATTCAAAAGAGTGCTGAAGCTCTACATCCAGCAGCTCAAAATGTGGGATCAGCGGACCTCCAAAAACGTGAACCAGTTCGTTGCCAACTCATCCGTTGTCAAGAGCCGGATACGGAACTACTACCATCGGGATGCTGATGTCATCTTCCCGCCCATCAATACCTCCCGGTTCAAAAGCTCAAGCTCCATCGGCGATTATTATCTGATCGTCTCCAGACTGGTTTCCTACAAGCGGATCGATCTGGCGGTCGAAGCCTTCAACCGCAACGGTCTGAAGCTGCTCATCGTCGGCGACGGTCCCGACCGGAAGCGGCTGGAAGGAATGGCCAAGAGCAATGTTAAATTCCTCGGCCGTCTCGAAGACGATGAGGTCAACGGACTGATGTCGCAGTGCCGGGCTTATATTTTTCCCGGGGAAGAGGATTTCGGCATAACGCCGCTGGAGGCGAACGCTGCGGGAAGACCGGTTATCGCCTATCAGGCGGGCGGAGCGCTGGACACGATAGTGCCCTATGTAAACGGCGTATTTTTCAAGAAGCAGGAAGTCGACGATTTGCTAGGGGCTATTGCCGAAGTGGAATCGTATGCATGGGACGTCGGGAAAATTATGAAGCACGCGCAGAAATTCGATGAACGAACGTTTATGGTGCAGTTCAAGCAGTATGTTGAACAGGCGTATGTGAACTTTCTAAAAGGAGGATGAAGATATGAATCTGGCGGTAATCGGCACTGGCTATGTCGGCCTCGTATCGGGCGTATGCTTTACACTTGGGGGTAACCATGTTATTTGCGTCGATAAGGATGAGGAGAAGATCGCCCGGCTGGGCCAGATGAAGTCGCCCATCTACGAACCGGGTATCGAGGCGCTGATCGAAATGAACCTGAAAGAGGGAAGACTGAAGTTCTCCTCCGATCTCCGGGAGTCGGTTCGCCTCTCGGATATCGTTATCCTTGCTGTAGGCACGCCTTCTCTCCCGAACGGGGAAGCGGATCTGCAGTACATCGAAAGCGCGGCTGCGGACATCGGCCGAGCCATGGAAGGCTATAAGATCATCATGACGAAGTCTACCGTTCCCGTAGGAACGAACGAGAAAATCCGCCAGATTATCGCTGCCCACACCGGCTATCCGTTCGATATCGTATCGGCGCCGGAATTCCTCCGGGAAGGCTCGGCCATCCAGGATACGCTGCATCCCGACCGGGTGATCATCGGTCTCGACAACCCGGCCCTTGAGCCCGTTATGCGGGAGCTTCATCAGGGCTTCACCGAAAATATTGTCGTCACCGACATCCGCAGCGCGGAAATGATCAAGTACGCCTCGAACGCATTTCTGGCAACCAAAATTTCGTTCATCAACGAAATCGCCAATATCTGCGAAAAGGTAGGCGCGGATGTGACCGAGGTGGCCGAGGGAATGGGCCTCGACCGGCGGATCGGCTCTTCCTTCCTCCAGGCGGGAATCGGCTACGGCGGCTCCTGCTTCCCGAAAGATACGAAGGCGCTGATCCAGATCGCAGGGAACGTCGACTACGAATTCAAGCTGCTGAAATCGGTGGTCGAAGTCAATCAGGGCCAGCGGTTCATGATTCTTGCGAAGCTCCACGAGTCGATAGGCAGTCTGCAGGGTGCGACAATCGGAATCTGGGGACTGGCCTTCAAGCCGAACACCGACGATGTGCGCGAATCGCCTGCAAGGGAAATCATCGAGGCGCTTGTTAAGGAAGGCGCGCATGTGAAGGTGTACGATCCGATTGCCGCGGACAATTTCCGGAAGCAATACGACCACCCGCTGATTCACTGGTGCGCCGTGCCGGAGGAAGCGGGAACCGGCAGCGACGCGGTCTGCCTGCTCACAGATTGGGCCGTGTTCAAGGATATCGATCTGCACCTTCTGGCAGCAGGAATGCGCAAGCCGATCCTGATCGACGGGCGCAACGTCTACTCCAAGGAACAAATCGAAGGAACCGGGCTGGAATATTATTCGGTGGGACGCCCGCGGATGGGCGGACTCAGCGGCTTGTCTCCAAGCGTGGCAGGAGCGGTATAAGCGGTATATATGGATAAGTGACGAACCGGGTCAGGCGCCGCAGACTCAGGCGAAGCAGGTTCGCCGCGGCGGCGCCGCTACCTTAGGATATTCCGTTAAGAAGCAGGCTGTTCACGGCTGTATCATGACCATTATGAGGGAGGGTATCATTATGAAACTGGTATTATTGTCTGGCGGTTCGGGAAAACGGCTGTGGCCTCTGTCCAACGACTCTCGGTCGAAACAGTTTCTGAAGGTGCTGGAAAGCCCGCTCGGCGAGCCGGAATCGATGGTCCAGCGGGTATGGCGGCAGCTGGGAGAAGCGGGACTTGCGGAATCGTCGTATTTGGCGACAGGGCGCGGGCAGGTGGAGATGATCCAAAGCCAGCTGGGCGGGGATGTCAAGATCATCGTCGAGCCCGAGCGCCGCGATACGTTTCCGGCCATTGCGCTGACGGCCGTCTACCTGTATTCGGTAGAAGGCGTTCGCCCGGATGAGACCGTCGCGATCCTCCCGGTCGATCCTTATGTGGAAGGCTCCTTCTTCGGCTCGATTTCACAGCTGGAGCAGGCGCTTGACGATACCGGCGCAAATCTGGCGCTGATCGGCGTCGTGCCGGAGCATCCCTCGGAGAAATACGGCTACATTATTCCTTCGGGCGGCGCGACGGAGAA encodes:
- a CDS encoding O-antigen ligase family protein — its product is MTSRHSGSTGLPLPGNLRTVVTAGIFAAVCAVVPLMIGFVSAKLSSSSSLQLAIVSALLFPAFLLSLLKPRLLVSYTLLVWAVAPELRRLADWSEGTYHSVSLLSLAPLLAGATVAIPVLREIHTLKRPHMRLMLLFAIPLGYATLIGLAKNGVGSVYDLLNYLVPLLLLLYFAVTPFTARDIDRLLGTYANIAVLVAVYGIIQYLTVPAWDAFWMQNSGMNSIGTPHPLEVRVFSTLNSPGPAATFLVFALVPMILEKRWRGAFSWIGVLLVVVCLLTTLVRASWLLMLVMLLVYIASSSSKGKWKTLIQVVFVALALFWIVPKLPGAEGLTARMETLSSIQEDRSYNDRLNLLGTMIPAIKSNPVGQGIGSVGQSTKIGNSGELGEYGIMDNGFIALMLTFGAPGGLLFFIALGAVAKQIYGRVVGMIRLQLYGRLALAAWVGAVVGLVSDNGFSGLKAYLIWMLIGLGLGVRELIETGRKEADPAVIEPETESVLAEAKGQVATDSR
- a CDS encoding glycosyltransferase family 4 protein, producing MLRVAYIDHTARWSGGEVALFNILTHIGEQVDPLVILAEEGALADRLRDRGIDVRIVPMDESVRSRGRNTVNLGAPAAAMKLLAYGRKIAPLLKKERVACVHTNSLKSALYGTVAAKMAGVPLIWHIRDHIGAPYLKPVVAKAIRLLSRLLPNGVIANSKSTLSALELPKSKKTLVVYSAFAKAIGGVAGRGDQKDFNVLLVGRLAEWKGQHILLDAAKKLQGNGRIKFWLAGDALFGEDEYKKKLLATIEREGLDNVSLLGHVEDIQGLMQQADLLVHTSITPEPFGQVIVEGMAAGLPVIASNEGGPVEIVVPGETGLLIQPGDPAILAESINWMLEHPEERERMAEAGIKRVKEHFVIENTVKEIVAYYKGLVAGT
- a CDS encoding glycosyltransferase family 4 protein, whose product is MSYPDGLNIMSTGLSWPSVQPGGLNTYFKSVCEQLSSRNRVQALICTKEMPATPEELIIHNAGDPKESIWKRKDAFQRKAADMFNSGKERIDILYSHFAPYGVGPAIEAKKRGIPVVMTFHGPWNEEMKIEGQGIKHQVKTAIAKSIERKAYRLADKFIVLSETFRDILHSLHGIPLDKIVIIPGAANIDRFIPSSNRLAVRRMLNLPEGATTVLTVRRLVNRMGLLQLLEAWRSVSERFPNAILLIGGKGPLRAELEERIADYGLTSKVRLLGYIPDHELASYYQAADLFVVPSQALEGFGLITAEALASGLPVMATPIGGNREILQNFRPELLFKSSSAADMAEGISHMLGNRRLLPSREECREHVLERYTWEHVADQVEAVFREVMGKGETLNVESGIYRSHG
- a CDS encoding glycosyltransferase — its product is MKIAIAHDYLIQMGGAERVVEVFHHMYPEAPIFTTVFNGNRLTENLKDADIRASWLQKIPGVKDNFKGVLPLYPMAIRDLDFSGFDIVLSSSSAFMKSIQVPKRTFHLCYCHTPMRFAWDYDTYMERQSNSGLFKRVLKLYIQQLKMWDQRTSKNVNQFVANSSVVKSRIRNYYHRDADVIFPPINTSRFKSSSSIGDYYLIVSRLVSYKRIDLAVEAFNRNGLKLLIVGDGPDRKRLEGMAKSNVKFLGRLEDDEVNGLMSQCRAYIFPGEEDFGITPLEANAAGRPVIAYQAGGALDTIVPYVNGVFFKKQEVDDLLGAIAEVESYAWDVGKIMKHAQKFDERTFMVQFKQYVEQAYVNFLKGG
- a CDS encoding UDP-glucose dehydrogenase family protein, with translation MNLAVIGTGYVGLVSGVCFTLGGNHVICVDKDEEKIARLGQMKSPIYEPGIEALIEMNLKEGRLKFSSDLRESVRLSDIVILAVGTPSLPNGEADLQYIESAAADIGRAMEGYKIIMTKSTVPVGTNEKIRQIIAAHTGYPFDIVSAPEFLREGSAIQDTLHPDRVIIGLDNPALEPVMRELHQGFTENIVVTDIRSAEMIKYASNAFLATKISFINEIANICEKVGADVTEVAEGMGLDRRIGSSFLQAGIGYGGSCFPKDTKALIQIAGNVDYEFKLLKSVVEVNQGQRFMILAKLHESIGSLQGATIGIWGLAFKPNTDDVRESPAREIIEALVKEGAHVKVYDPIAADNFRKQYDHPLIHWCAVPEEAGTGSDAVCLLTDWAVFKDIDLHLLAAGMRKPILIDGRNVYSKEQIEGTGLEYYSVGRPRMGGLSGLSPSVAGAV